One genomic region from Jilunia laotingensis encodes:
- a CDS encoding MraY family glycosyltransferase, which produces MYYLIMLVLLFLAELFYFRIADKCNIIDKPNERSSHTRITLRGGGIIFYFGALLYCLTNHFEYPWFVLALTLITFISFIDDIHSTSQGLRLVFHFAAMALMFYQWGLFSLPWWTTIIALIVCTGIINAYNFMDGINGITGGYSLVILSALAYINAEIVPFVEQSLILIMMCSVLVFNFFNFRKYAKCFAGDVGSVSIAFVILFLIGRLIIKTENISWIILFAVYGVDSVLTIIHRLMLRENISLPHRKHLYQIMANELKIPHTIVSFIYMMIQAIVIIGYFVFQKYDYWYLLGSIFILCCLYVFFINKYFKLHISSK; this is translated from the coding sequence ATGTATTATCTTATTATGCTAGTTCTGCTATTTTTGGCAGAACTTTTTTATTTCCGTATTGCTGATAAATGCAATATCATCGATAAGCCTAACGAACGTAGTTCACATACCCGGATCACTTTACGGGGAGGTGGAATAATTTTTTATTTTGGTGCTTTATTGTACTGTTTGACGAACCATTTTGAATATCCGTGGTTTGTATTGGCTTTGACCTTGATCACGTTTATCAGCTTTATAGATGATATTCATTCCACTTCGCAAGGTTTACGTTTGGTTTTTCATTTTGCAGCCATGGCGTTGATGTTCTATCAGTGGGGATTATTTTCACTACCATGGTGGACTACTATAATTGCGTTGATTGTTTGTACAGGCATCATCAATGCTTATAATTTTATGGATGGTATTAATGGAATAACGGGGGGATATTCTTTGGTAATACTTAGTGCCTTGGCTTATATAAATGCTGAGATTGTTCCTTTTGTGGAACAAAGTTTGATTCTTATAATGATGTGTTCTGTATTGGTTTTCAATTTCTTTAATTTTCGGAAATATGCAAAATGCTTTGCAGGTGATGTAGGTTCTGTGAGTATTGCTTTTGTCATTCTTTTTTTAATTGGTAGATTAATAATAAAGACAGAAAATATTAGTTGGATTATATTATTTGCTGTTTATGGAGTCGATAGTGTATTGACAATCATACATCGCTTGATGCTTCGTGAGAATATCAGTCTACCTCATAGAAAGCATTTATACCAGATTATGGCGAACGAATTAAAAATTCCTCATACGATTGTATCATTTATTTATATGATGATACAGGCAATAGTAATAATTGGATATTTTGTTTTTCAAAAATATGATTATTGGTATTTGTTGGGAAGCATATTTATATTATGTTGTCTGTATGTGTTCTTTATAAATAAATATTTTAAGTTACACATAAGCAGTAAGTAA